Proteins encoded within one genomic window of Eleutherodactylus coqui strain aEleCoq1 chromosome 1, aEleCoq1.hap1, whole genome shotgun sequence:
- the SLC66A3 gene encoding solute carrier family 66 member 3, producing the protein MELHTELLVFANWSTLVVCMVLKFPQILAVMASKSVEGLSLGSVLLEVTGFLVFLRYQMYYEYPMETYLEYPILIAQDAVLLLFILYYTGSTRNALAYSGIFFGLWNILVLKKWIIDIALNLCTLISASSKFLQLQHLWHTQDSGQASAMTWGMATYTCATRIFTTLMTTGDIAVLIRFIVMLLLNCWIVFAILKYRKKPEDKKKGD; encoded by the exons ATGGAGCTGCACACAGAGCTGCTGGTGTTTGCCAACTGGAGCACCCTGGTGGTGTGCATGGTGCTGAAGTTCCCCCAGATCCTGGCAGTCATGGCATCCAAGTCTGTGGAAGGGCTGAGCCtgggcagtgtgctgctggagGTGACTGG GTTTCTTGTATTTCTAAGGTACCAGATGTACTATGAGTACCCGATGGAAACGTATCTCGAGTATCCGATCCTAATAGCACAAG ATGCCGTTCTCCTGCTATTTATCCTGTACTATACTGGCAGTACACGAAATGCATTGGCATACTCTGGGAT ATTTTTCGGTCTTTGGAACATATTGGTCCTCAAGAAATGGATAATAGACATAGCACTG AATTTATGTACTTTGATCAGTGCATCAAGCAAGTTTCTCCAGCTGCAGCACCTATGGCACACGCAAGACTCTGGACAAGCCAGTGCCATGACGTGGGGCATGGCGACATATACCTGTGCTA CCAGGATATTTACAACACTGATGACCACAGGAGACATTGCAG TTCTCATCCGGTTCATTGTGATGTTACTTCTCAACTGCTGGATCGTGTTCGCCATCCTGAAATACAGGAAGAAGCCAGAGGACAAGAAAAAGGGGGACTGA